The DNA window GCAAAAGAGATTTAAGTGAATGTTTTTTAGTCTTTAAACTTTTAAGCCATATTTGATTAGATAAAATAGGTTTTGTGGCATTTGTCACCATTAATTAAGTTCCATCAGCcaccctttcttttctttctgaaagaaaaaaaaacagccaAATCCAGTTAAAATGTTGCTTATCAGATTTAGTCAGTGGGATGCATTGCTACTTTGAAGTGTTCAGACAAATACATGAAAATAACGTATTAAATTCTATTTATACTAATAGTTGTTCCAATTTAATTCGTTTCGCTTTTCTTGTAAAGATTCTTacattcttattttcttttgcatgtATCTCGCTTTCCGTATATATGCACTGATTCTTCTAtataaaaaacaagaaaatatttgTAAAAGGAGAAAAAGTGAATACAAAAATCACTTcccattttattttaattttttaccacATTGTACTTCAATACATACAGTATATGAAAGATAGAAGAAAATTtgtaaaacaaaagaagaaaagatagAAAGCAAAAGATTTCCCATATATTCATTTCATCATCGTGGTCGATCGATCATGTTCTCCCTAAAATGCCAGCTACTAATAAGATGGAAAATTCTTAGAAAATTCGTTCTTTCTTTCGTAGCACTTTTGACTTTCCCCTAGCTAGATTCGCTCCATTGGGTACTCGTTTTCCGGTTTTGCATTTTGTGGGGAATGCATCCATCTATTcattatcaattaattaatagaattttaaagaaaagcTTTCGATGTTaataattttaacgaaaaattatatttttaaattaaaaagtcaatcatgatactattcattttaccttttattttgtttttattgttaaaactcaataatttcaaactcttttcattagttttcctattaattaattaataatttcatGCTCTGTCATGTTATGCATATATATGATATTACATAATTGCTACATACGCATTAGAGATGGGGGCACATATGTGGACCGGTTGAtgtgcatacttaatttacttTTTCGAAACTGTATCTGTATGCGGAAATGATTTACATGAGTTTTGAAGCAGCTCATGAGCACCTCTTAAATTAAGTACTAATTCGAAAAAATTCATAATTAAAGCTGATAATTAAACGCGTATAGCAGGCTACCTAGTAACCTAGCTACATATTTATGTACATTTATATTCATTAATGtatgtacatgtatatatactGTTGTagaaaataaatgattgaatGAAAAGGGCAAGAAAGTTGTGATCATTTTCCACAGTTTTGAATAGAGAGACTTTTTGGATAAAGGATAGATTTTAACTGATTGGAACATGTGATGCAATCAAATTCCAAAAGAGGTTACATTCAGAAGCTTCCGATAAAGGCcctttttttcaaaattatttaattCAAATTAATAGCCAATGTGAAAGGGTACTGGGTACGATGGAAACATGGGTCCCTCCAACATAGAAAACTCCTTTTTTATACAATTCATTAgcgtttgtttttatttctattGGATTACGCAAATTCGCCAAAAACCAAAGCAAAACGGTacatattaattataataatggaaaaaaaataataataataaattatgtggCTTCCCCAGTAAGGTGCCTTGCGGACCACGGATCTTGCGAATATGAGTTGTTTTGGAGAAGAAACCCGTCTCTTGCCTTCTCTATAAAAGCTCTTTTTTTCTTACTTGTTCTATTTTCTTAACTGCTCTCTTACccttcctttctttcttcttctctgacttgtctctctccctctttccacTTTAATACTAACCTCCGCTCTCGATCGGCTAGCTGCAGATTCATTCGttaatttccttttcttttcttttcttcggtTTGTAGTTGAAATTAATTGTTGGTTGAGAATACTGGATTTTGTTGTATTCTTGCTTAATCTTAACTAGCTTGCTAGGCAGCccttatacatatataaaacGAGAAATTGTCAGTcgtacatatacatataaccAAAGAGAAGAGATGGATCCGTCGATGGAAGCACAAACAGAAACAGGCATGGTGGTGAATAGTGGAACATCAAACGAGCTCAAGGGGTTGCCTCCGGGTTTTCGGTTTCATCCCACGGATGAAGAAATTATAACTAGCTATCTCATAAAGAAGGTCATCAACAGCCGCTTCGAAGCTGCTGCAATTGGCGAAGCTGATTTGAACAAGTCCGAACCTTGGGATTTGCCTAGTATGTATTACTTGTCTGTCTTCCATGGTTAATTCGggtcagtgtgtgtgtgtgtgtatatatatatatgtatgtatgtatgtataatgaATTTTCATatatggatatatatatataacttgagCAGAAAAGGCAAAGATGGGAGAGAAGGAGTGGTACTTCTTCTGCCAGAGAGACAGGAAGTATCCTACGGGGATGAGGACGAATCGAGCGACGGAATCAGGGTACTGGAAGGCCACAGGAAAAGATAAAGAGATATTCAATAAGATTaaaaagcagcagcagcagggtGGTAAAGGTGCAGGAGGAGGATGCCTGGTTGGGATGAAGAAGACTCTTGTGTTCTACAGAGGGAGAGCCCCCAAAGGAGAGAAGACCAACTGGGTCATGCATGAATACAGGCTTGATGGCAAAATCCCACCCTACAATGACCTCTCCAAGGCTGCAAAGgtaattaaaatcctattcctacctatttttaattttatacccATTGAACATCCCTGGCCCCCTTTCGAATTTTgttatgttggttgagagtttCCTTTCAAGGAGGGATTGGGGCTTTTAGCTAGattttactttaattttcaaaatctaattttcttttcttttcctttttttttttttgcaagtcATCAAtatttgaaaatcaatcaattttatttttaattttattttaacctTATTTTTGTACGTGTGTGTTGCTGCAGGACGAATGGGTTGTGTGCAGGGTTTTTCACAAGAACATGGGGCTCAAAAAAACCCTTAGCCCGACTAGGATGAACTCTTTTGGGAATATTGGGGATCATGATCTCCTGGATTGTTCTTCCCTCCCACCTCTTATGGATCCTACTCTTGATACTTCCAACATCATGACCAACAAACATTCTTCAGGCTATGGAGACAATGACTTCAAGCCCGATCCCATTATCACAGTGACACCACTATCGGATCATCATGGAATCAGCACTAACAGTTACCTCAACTACCTTTCATTGGGGGGAGGTGGCAGCGTTCAAGCCCTCAAGCAGAGTTACAACTTTCAGCTGCATCCTACCAGTAACGACAACAGTCACCAAGCCAGTAGTCTCAGTAACCCTTCCAATAAGTTATATCCTCCACCTCTTTATCATTATCATCAGCATCACCAGTTTCAAAATCCTTCTAGTTTCTCTAATTTCCAGCCAAATCAGATGATGAGCAATTCTGATTATTTTCAACAAGGGATGATGAGAGGTGCTCAAGGGCAAGGGTCCGTGTTTCGAACAAGTACTAGTACTAGTAGTGACCATGATGACGATGATCAGGCCATTCCAAGAGCAACAGCTAaagacaacaacaaaaacaagatGGAGAATAAtattgaaacatcatcatctgGCTTGGGAGGAGGAGGCTTAGACAGGCAGTGCAAGGTCGAGCAGTTTTCGACCAACCAGTCTATGTTTAGCCTCTCCCAAGACACCGGATTGAGCACGGATATGAACACTAACGAAATATCATCATCATTTGTTTCAAAGCAAGAATTGGGCAGTACCAACAACTCATCTTATGATCAGGATCCATCTGTTGTTCCCCTTTCCGATATTGAAGACTTGTGGGACTTTTGATATTCATTAAAAAACAAGTCACACCGCCTTTTCGGCTTAATTGTTGTTTCTCTAGCTAATTAGGATTATTAAGGGCttatttcttctttattttggtAGGGAGGTTAACTAATCAGAAATTGTTGTTGCATACACGAATACTGTATAGAACTTTCATGGTTTCCGGACCcattttaattttcatgatTATTGCGAATTTGTAACCTCATGTAAatcttctatttttattttttaaatttattattactaTGGTCACTGCAATTAATcatgttgtaattttaatttgcTCTCATCCTTTTCCtgaatttaaattatttaatttatgaTTAACTGCTTTTGAATGGAATGCACAAGGTGATCGGCTGTTGTAGATGAAGCAGTTGAGGATGAAGTTGCCGAGATCGAAGCTGCGGTGGTGCAAGCTGTTGAAGGCGCGGTGGTTGTTGAGGAGCCAGAGACCAACCAAACTGCTAATGAATagtctttttgtttagtttgtgttaGATTTTGGTGGCCTTCGTCAAGTTTATTGTAATACCCcatccttaattttatgtttttctacTATTAATGGTGTGAATTTACCAAATGCCCCTTGAGAAAAGaatgttgactttcgttgaccttTTTGTCATGACGCGGATGACTCATTTCCTTAGTTTATTCTTATTGTACCCGTCGCCACGAACGCCTGGGGTGGCGGGTGGCCTCCTGGGCCCCCGCCCCGTGTCGGCGGGTAGGGAACCCGAGGTCCTTCCTTAGGTTTTTCAACGTCCCAAATCCGACTTCGCCgttcgttttcccaaattcaatcgtctTATTAGGGTTTTACTAATTAGTcattttatgtgcttaggtacGTTGTTAAGGTGACCCCGTCCTCCCTACATTTGAGCTGCTTTTTGGTAACGAAATATtagtgagtggacccctttcTAAATGCATGATTTTAATGCTAGTAATGCATACAcgaaaaacatgattttatgACTTTACATgttatgaaacgtttatgaaTGATTGGATTTATGTTTTTATGAAACATTATGCTTTATTGAATTTACGTTCTTTGAAATATTTATGAATATGCTTATGAATATGGTTTATGATGATCTTTTGAGCTAGAACGCTCATGTGgatttatgatatgatgtttgagctattgAGCTCAGATGATGTGATTTGGAAAGACTATGTTCATATTTTATGTGCTTT is part of the Malus domestica chromosome 12, GDT2T_hap1 genome and encodes:
- the LOC103449292 gene encoding NAC domain-containing protein 87-like; translated protein: MDPSMEAQTETGMVVNSGTSNELKGLPPGFRFHPTDEEIITSYLIKKVINSRFEAAAIGEADLNKSEPWDLPKKAKMGEKEWYFFCQRDRKYPTGMRTNRATESGYWKATGKDKEIFNKIKKQQQQGGKGAGGGCLVGMKKTLVFYRGRAPKGEKTNWVMHEYRLDGKIPPYNDLSKAAKDEWVVCRVFHKNMGLKKTLSPTRMNSFGNIGDHDLLDCSSLPPLMDPTLDTSNIMTNKHSSGYGDNDFKPDPIITVTPLSDHHGISTNSYLNYLSLGGGGSVQALKQSYNFQLHPTSNDNSHQASSLSNPSNKLYPPPLYHYHQHHQFQNPSSFSNFQPNQMMSNSDYFQQGMMRGAQGQGSVFRTSTSTSSDHDDDDQAIPRATAKDNNKNKMENNIETSSSGLGGGGLDRQCKVEQFSTNQSMFSLSQDTGLSTDMNTNEISSSFVSKQELGNEAVEDEVAEIEAAVVQAVEGAVVVEEPETNQTANE